One window of Gloeocapsa sp. PCC 73106 genomic DNA carries:
- a CDS encoding alpha/beta fold hydrolase gives MTITETTLPVGKLSWYLRQTPQSCEDPPILLLHGIPAHSYTWRKILPELAKAGFGAIAPDWLGFGASAKPDHRDFDYTPQAYLNALTELLTTLDLSYFSLVVQGFLASVGIQYALTHPEAIHRLIILNTPLVKSAKLPWSMGQWTIPLAGEMLTQDPLLIDRTLEKGSGFVINEPDLAQYRQPFLRNSAAGRSLMTATRNLQLTQSLNQIELGLATWTKPTLILWGMADPWLNSDSIENLAQSNANLEFRKLPLAKHYPQEHWFEEINPKIINFLRRQSL, from the coding sequence GTGACCATTACAGAAACTACTCTACCAGTAGGAAAACTAAGCTGGTACCTACGACAAACGCCACAAAGCTGCGAAGATCCCCCCATACTCCTATTACATGGGATACCCGCCCACAGTTACACCTGGCGAAAGATTCTCCCAGAACTAGCTAAAGCAGGATTTGGCGCGATCGCACCCGATTGGTTAGGTTTTGGCGCTTCTGCTAAACCCGATCACCGCGATTTTGACTACACTCCCCAAGCTTATCTCAACGCCTTAACTGAATTGCTCACCACCCTCGACTTGAGCTACTTCTCCCTAGTAGTGCAGGGGTTTTTAGCTTCTGTGGGGATTCAATACGCTTTAACTCATCCAGAAGCGATTCACCGTCTGATTATCCTCAACACACCCCTAGTAAAGAGCGCTAAACTTCCCTGGAGCATGGGACAATGGACTATTCCCCTAGCAGGAGAAATGTTGACCCAAGATCCCCTACTCATCGATCGCACCCTGGAAAAAGGCAGTGGTTTTGTGATCAACGAACCAGATTTAGCCCAATATCGCCAACCTTTTCTACGTAACTCCGCCGCAGGGCGATCGCTCATGACCGCCACCAGAAACCTACAACTAACTCAATCCCTGAATCAGATAGAATTAGGCTTAGCAACTTGGACTAAACCCACCCTCATACTCTGGGGAATGGCGGATCCTTGGTTAAATTCCGACAGCATCGAAAACCTAGCCCAGAGCAATGCTAACTTAGAGTTCAGGAAATTACCTTTAGCCAAGCATTATCCCCAAGAACACTGGTTTGAGGAAATTAACCCCAAAATTATCAACTTTTTGCGGCGTCAGTCTCTCTAG
- a CDS encoding RRXRR domain-containing protein: MQRVPVISKDNQPLMPTKPSRARRWIKEGKA; this comes from the coding sequence ATGCAAAGAGTACCCGTAATCTCAAAAGACAATCAACCTTTAATGCCGACCAAACCTAGTCGCGCCAGAAGATGGATTAAAGAAGGAAAAGCC